A window from Pyrococcus yayanosii CH1 encodes these proteins:
- the alaS gene encoding alanine--tRNA ligase — protein MEFIMKTRMFEEEGWIRKTCKVCGKPFWTLDPDRETCGDPPCDEYEFIGKPGIPKKYTLDEMRETFLGFFEKHGHGRVKRYPVLPRWRDDVLLVGASIMDFQPWVISGEADPPANPLTISQPSIRFTDIDNVGITGRHFTIFEMMAHHAFNYPGKPIYWMDETVELAFEFFTKELKMKPEDITFKENPWAGGGNAGPAFEVLYRGLEVATLVFMQYKKALENADPSQVVIIKGEKYVPMETKVVDTGYGLERLVWMSQGTPTAYDAVLDYVIEPLKREAGVEKIDERILMENSRLAGMFDIEDMGDLKVLREQVAKRVGISVEELEKAIRPYELIYAIADHTKALTFMLADGVIPSNVKAGYLARLLIRKSMRHLRELGLEAPLAEIVAMHIKALHKTFPEFKEMEDIILEIIELEEKRYAETLKRGSELVKREITKLKKKGKKEIPLEKLITFYESHGLTPEIVKEIAEKEGVDVHIPDNFYSLVAKEAEKGEKKEAAKHVVDFELVKDLPETRTLYYEDPFMKEFKAKVLRVIDNWLVLDQTAFYPEGGGQPYDTGVLVVDGEEVKVTNVQKVGKVILHKVEEPEKFKEGMTVHGKLDWDRRIQHMRHHTGTHVLMGALVRVLGKHVWQAGSQLHTDWARLDISHYKRITEEELREIERLANSIVMENRPVKWEWLPRTEAEQKYGFRLYQGGVVPGRVIRVLKIEDWDVQACGGTHLPSTGLIGPIKILRTERIQDGVERIIFACGEAAVREWQKERELLRKTSEVFRVPPDKLPETAKRFFNEWKEAKKDVERLKKELAEAQIRNLETAGQRIGNVELIFHKVELDPATLRDAALRLKKPGRVVVLYNGSGNFVVAVGDGVEVKAGDIAKRITTVAGGGGGGKTDLAQGRVKDVSKIKEVIEDVKNAL, from the coding sequence ATGGAGTTCATCATGAAGACTAGGATGTTCGAGGAGGAGGGCTGGATAAGGAAGACCTGCAAGGTCTGCGGGAAACCCTTCTGGACACTCGACCCCGACAGGGAGACCTGCGGCGACCCGCCGTGCGATGAATATGAATTCATTGGCAAACCGGGCATCCCAAAGAAGTACACCCTTGACGAGATGCGCGAGACCTTTTTAGGTTTCTTCGAGAAGCACGGGCACGGCAGGGTGAAGCGCTACCCGGTTCTTCCGCGCTGGCGCGATGATGTCCTCCTCGTTGGCGCTTCAATCATGGACTTCCAGCCTTGGGTTATCAGCGGCGAAGCCGATCCACCTGCCAATCCACTCACCATAAGCCAGCCCTCTATAAGGTTCACCGACATCGACAACGTCGGAATAACTGGCAGGCACTTCACGATCTTCGAGATGATGGCCCATCATGCTTTCAACTACCCTGGAAAGCCGATTTACTGGATGGACGAGACCGTTGAGCTAGCCTTTGAGTTCTTCACCAAAGAACTCAAGATGAAGCCGGAGGACATTACCTTCAAGGAGAACCCGTGGGCCGGTGGAGGAAACGCCGGGCCGGCATTCGAGGTTCTCTACCGCGGCCTTGAGGTTGCTACCCTCGTCTTCATGCAGTATAAGAAGGCCCTAGAAAATGCAGACCCAAGCCAGGTTGTCATCATCAAGGGCGAGAAGTATGTCCCTATGGAGACGAAAGTCGTCGACACCGGCTACGGCCTTGAACGCTTGGTCTGGATGAGCCAGGGGACGCCCACCGCTTACGACGCCGTCCTCGACTACGTCATCGAGCCGCTCAAGAGGGAGGCCGGTGTTGAGAAGATAGATGAGCGCATTTTAATGGAGAACTCTCGCCTTGCCGGAATGTTCGACATCGAGGACATGGGCGATCTGAAGGTCCTCCGCGAGCAGGTGGCCAAGCGTGTCGGCATAAGCGTCGAGGAGCTTGAGAAGGCGATAAGGCCCTACGAGCTCATCTATGCCATAGCGGACCACACGAAGGCTTTAACCTTTATGCTCGCCGACGGTGTCATTCCCTCCAACGTTAAGGCCGGCTACTTAGCTCGTCTGTTGATAAGGAAGAGCATGAGACACCTAAGGGAGCTTGGGCTTGAGGCACCACTCGCCGAAATCGTCGCCATGCACATAAAAGCCCTGCACAAGACGTTCCCCGAGTTCAAGGAAATGGAAGACATAATACTGGAGATTATTGAGCTGGAGGAGAAGCGCTATGCTGAGACACTGAAGAGGGGAAGCGAGCTCGTGAAAAGGGAGATAACAAAACTAAAGAAGAAGGGGAAGAAAGAAATACCGCTGGAGAAGCTCATAACCTTCTACGAGAGCCATGGTCTAACACCGGAGATCGTCAAAGAGATAGCCGAGAAGGAAGGCGTTGATGTTCACATCCCAGACAACTTCTACTCCCTCGTGGCAAAGGAGGCCGAGAAGGGCGAGAAGAAAGAGGCCGCCAAGCACGTGGTCGACTTCGAGCTCGTCAAGGACCTGCCGGAGACGAGGACGCTTTACTACGAGGACCCGTTCATGAAGGAGTTCAAGGCAAAAGTTCTTAGGGTCATCGACAACTGGCTCGTTCTCGACCAGACCGCCTTCTATCCGGAGGGCGGCGGCCAGCCCTACGACACGGGCGTTCTGGTGGTGGACGGGGAGGAAGTTAAGGTCACCAACGTCCAGAAGGTCGGGAAAGTAATCCTCCACAAGGTCGAGGAGCCTGAGAAGTTTAAGGAGGGGATGACCGTCCACGGAAAGCTCGACTGGGACAGGAGAATACAGCACATGCGCCACCACACCGGAACCCACGTCCTCATGGGCGCCCTCGTAAGGGTTCTCGGAAAGCACGTCTGGCAAGCTGGAAGCCAGCTCCACACCGACTGGGCCCGCTTGGACATTTCTCACTACAAACGCATAACCGAGGAGGAGCTCAGAGAAATCGAGAGGCTCGCCAACAGCATAGTCATGGAGAACAGGCCGGTAAAGTGGGAGTGGCTTCCAAGAACCGAGGCAGAGCAGAAGTACGGCTTTAGGCTCTACCAGGGCGGAGTCGTGCCTGGCAGAGTTATCCGCGTCCTTAAGATAGAGGACTGGGACGTCCAGGCCTGTGGTGGAACTCATCTCCCGAGCACGGGCCTAATCGGGCCAATTAAGATACTCAGGACGGAGCGCATACAGGACGGCGTTGAAAGGATAATCTTTGCCTGTGGAGAGGCCGCCGTCAGGGAGTGGCAGAAAGAGAGGGAGCTCCTGAGAAAGACAAGCGAAGTCTTCCGCGTCCCTCCAGACAAGCTCCCAGAGACCGCGAAGAGGTTCTTCAACGAGTGGAAAGAAGCCAAGAAGGACGTCGAGAGGCTTAAGAAGGAGCTGGCCGAGGCCCAGATCCGTAACCTTGAGACAGCTGGACAGAGAATCGGGAACGTCGAGCTGATATTCCATAAGGTGGAGCTTGACCCCGCAACCCTCAGGGACGCGGCCCTGAGGCTCAAGAAGCCTGGCAGGGTGGTGGTGCTCTACAATGGAAGTGGTAACTTCGTCGTAGCCGTCGGCGATGGTGTGGAGGTAAAGGCGGGGGATATCGCCAAGAGGATAACGACCGTAGCCGGAGGAGGAGGTGGCGGCAAGACCGATTTAGCTCAGGGAAGGGTCAAGGACGTCTCCAAGATAAAGGAGGTAATAGAAGACGTGAAGAATGCCCTTTAG